Proteins encoded by one window of Moorella humiferrea:
- a CDS encoding site-2 protease family protein, with the protein MRAGRIKGTEVILNDYFLLLLGLYFLVGVFPQALLLFTAVAWHEFCHVLAASRRGWQVTGVELFPFGGVARLCRPGGRGFMEDVADEALIALAGPAGSFLLALATSPVFLIIDGVPAWFHFFHQANIILGLFNLWPGLPLDGGRIFRAWQARRAGLYRATLAGVYGGYTLAFLLGAGSIIGFIYRLTDLQGLVLGLFIYYTARQEGETAPYMFWQDFWRQRAKRAIKGEQVPAGKIFWLAADPGLTLARVARFFSPHSFNLVAVVGREGRLEGILTETEIMQTLLEQGNSTIGELLRK; encoded by the coding sequence CTCCTCCTCGGCCTTTACTTTCTCGTAGGGGTTTTTCCCCAGGCCCTCCTTTTGTTTACCGCCGTGGCCTGGCACGAATTCTGCCACGTTCTGGCGGCTTCCCGTCGCGGCTGGCAGGTCACCGGGGTGGAACTCTTTCCCTTTGGCGGGGTGGCCCGCCTTTGCCGACCCGGGGGGCGCGGTTTTATGGAGGACGTAGCTGATGAAGCCTTGATAGCCCTGGCCGGGCCTGCCGGAAGTTTTCTCCTTGCCTTGGCGACGTCCCCGGTTTTTCTCATCATTGATGGGGTGCCGGCCTGGTTTCATTTTTTTCATCAGGCAAATATTATCCTCGGCCTTTTTAACCTCTGGCCGGGACTACCCCTGGACGGCGGCCGCATCTTCCGCGCCTGGCAGGCTAGAAGGGCAGGATTGTATCGGGCTACCCTCGCGGGTGTTTACGGCGGTTATACCCTGGCCTTTCTACTGGGCGCGGGGAGCATAATCGGCTTTATCTATCGCCTGACGGACCTTCAGGGCCTGGTCCTGGGTCTTTTTATCTATTATACAGCCCGACAGGAAGGGGAGACGGCGCCTTATATGTTCTGGCAGGATTTCTGGCGGCAGAGGGCCAAAAGGGCCATCAAAGGGGAGCAAGTGCCGGCCGGAAAGATTTTCTGGTTGGCGGCCGATCCCGGTTTAACCCTGGCCAGGGTGGCCCGTTTCTTTTCGCCCCATTCCTTTAACCTGGTGGCCGTGGTCGGCAGGGAAGGTCGTTTAGAAGGCATCCTTACAGAAACAGAAATCATGCAAACCCTTCTGGAACAAGGAAACAGTACCATTGGTGAGCTTTTGCGCAAGTAG
- a CDS encoding TIGR03960 family B12-binding radical SAM protein yields the protein MRDGELEKLLSRVSRPSRYLGTEWNAVHKDWEENPARMAFIYPDLYEVGMSHLGLAILYGAVNERAGMLMERAFAPGPDLEALLRQNHIPLFSLESHRPLYEFDVLGFTLQYEMSYTTILNILDLAGIPLLAGERTAAHPLIIGGGPGAANPEPLAPFFDAFLLGDGEEALPELLALVADLKKKGTINDRRRVLQTIAGLPGFYVPSLYEVKYNDDGTVAEVVPREKGVPARVSKRVIPDLDTAYFPTRPIVPFLEVIHDRIMLEVMRGCTHGCRFCQAGAIYRPVRERDLALLLRQAEELVRHTGHEEISLTSLSTADYSRVEELAQTLTAAYADRGVSISLPSLRVDAFSVRLAEAVQRVRKSTLTFAPEAGSQRLRDVINKGVDEEDILTATAEAFRAGWQAIKLYFMIGLPTEEEGDLLGIVHLARRILDVGRKLAPGGRPTVTVSVSSFVPKPWTAFQWEPQDRIEVIKRKQEMLRRHLKGPGMKFNWHEAEVSFIEAVLSRGDRRLSKAIAAAWRRGARLEGWTEHFNFTLWEEAFRETGIDPAFYAYRPRRDDEVFPWDHLDFGVSKAFLKKERRRAREGRVTADCRSGRCSGCGVCPGLGVDLILKGGSPGHAV from the coding sequence TTGCGAGACGGTGAACTGGAAAAATTGTTAAGTCGGGTCAGCAGGCCGTCCCGTTATCTGGGTACGGAGTGGAATGCCGTACACAAGGACTGGGAAGAAAATCCGGCCCGCATGGCCTTTATTTATCCCGATTTGTATGAAGTAGGTATGTCCCATTTGGGCCTGGCCATCCTCTATGGTGCCGTCAATGAACGGGCGGGTATGCTGATGGAGCGGGCCTTTGCCCCGGGACCCGATTTGGAGGCCCTGTTGCGGCAAAATCACATCCCTCTTTTCAGCCTGGAATCCCACCGTCCTTTATATGAGTTCGACGTTTTAGGCTTTACCCTGCAGTACGAAATGAGCTATACCACTATCCTTAATATCCTCGACCTGGCCGGTATACCCCTTCTGGCCGGGGAGCGTACCGCCGCCCATCCTCTAATTATCGGCGGGGGGCCGGGGGCGGCCAATCCGGAACCGTTGGCCCCTTTTTTTGATGCTTTTCTTTTAGGCGACGGCGAGGAAGCCTTGCCTGAGCTGCTGGCCCTGGTGGCCGACTTGAAAAAGAAGGGGACAATTAACGACCGCCGCCGGGTTTTGCAGACTATTGCCGGTCTGCCCGGCTTTTACGTCCCTTCCCTGTATGAGGTAAAATATAATGATGACGGCACCGTGGCAGAGGTCGTGCCCCGGGAGAAAGGCGTGCCCGCGCGGGTATCAAAGAGAGTCATCCCCGATCTGGACACCGCCTATTTCCCGACGCGGCCCATTGTCCCCTTCCTTGAGGTTATCCACGACCGCATCATGCTGGAGGTCATGCGCGGCTGCACCCACGGCTGCCGTTTCTGCCAGGCAGGCGCCATTTACCGCCCGGTAAGGGAAAGGGATCTCGCCCTTCTCCTGCGTCAGGCCGAGGAGCTGGTGCGCCATACCGGCCACGAAGAAATCTCCCTTACCTCCTTAAGTACGGCCGATTATTCCAGGGTGGAGGAGCTGGCCCAAACCCTGACCGCCGCCTATGCCGACCGGGGAGTGAGCATTTCCCTGCCATCTTTACGGGTGGATGCCTTCAGCGTCCGCCTGGCGGAAGCCGTCCAGCGGGTGCGGAAAAGCACCCTGACCTTTGCCCCCGAAGCGGGCAGCCAGCGTCTACGGGACGTTATTAATAAGGGCGTCGATGAGGAAGACATCCTGACGGCAACCGCGGAGGCCTTCCGGGCGGGATGGCAGGCAATTAAGCTGTACTTTATGATCGGTCTGCCGACGGAGGAGGAAGGAGATCTCCTGGGAATAGTCCATCTAGCCCGCCGCATCCTCGACGTGGGCAGAAAACTGGCCCCCGGGGGCAGGCCGACGGTGACCGTGAGTGTATCGTCTTTTGTCCCCAAACCCTGGACTGCTTTTCAATGGGAACCCCAGGACCGTATAGAAGTAATCAAAAGGAAACAAGAGATGTTGCGCCGCCATCTCAAAGGACCGGGAATGAAGTTTAACTGGCACGAGGCCGAGGTCAGCTTTATCGAGGCGGTCCTTTCCCGAGGTGATCGGCGTTTAAGTAAAGCCATTGCTGCGGCCTGGCGCCGCGGTGCCAGGTTGGAGGGTTGGACGGAACACTTTAATTTCACCCTTTGGGAAGAAGCCTTCCGGGAAACGGGGATTGATCCGGCCTTTTACGCCTATCGCCCGCGCCGTGACGATGAAGTTTTTCCATGGGATCACCTGGACTTTGGTGTAAGTAAGGCCTTCTTAAAAAAAGAGCGGCGGCGCGCCCGGGAGGGACGGGTCACGGCCGACTGTCGTTCGGGGAGATGCAGCGGCTGCGGCGTTTGTCCGGGTCTGGGGGTCGACCTTATCCTGAAGGGAGGTTCCCCGGGCCATGCGGTTTAG
- a CDS encoding TIGR03936 family radical SAM-associated protein has product MRFRIKYRKGGWTVYLGHLEMLRLWQRAMRRAGLPLAYSRGFNPHPRLSFGPALAVGIEGLAEYLDVELAHPLSDEEIKERLGAELPVGLELILVLSVPEGAPALTSVINAAAYRVSWDEPKDAETIRERVSALLAAPVIEVVRSSKEGTGVKDIRPGVYRLDVLDNGFLDMLLECSAKGVVRPEEVLQALALEGTYRLTRTGLFIRQNGRLLTPEEFVEPPSPARGRHRSAVTRR; this is encoded by the coding sequence ATGCGGTTTAGAATAAAGTACCGTAAGGGTGGTTGGACGGTTTATCTGGGGCACCTGGAGATGCTCCGCCTCTGGCAGCGGGCCATGCGGCGGGCGGGCCTGCCCCTGGCCTACAGCCGCGGTTTTAATCCCCATCCCCGCCTTTCCTTTGGCCCCGCTCTGGCCGTAGGCATCGAGGGCCTGGCCGAATATCTGGACGTTGAATTGGCTCACCCCCTTTCCGACGAAGAGATAAAAGAGAGGCTCGGGGCCGAACTGCCGGTGGGGCTGGAGCTCATCCTGGTCTTGTCGGTTCCAGAAGGGGCGCCGGCTTTAACGTCCGTAATTAATGCGGCCGCCTACCGCGTATCCTGGGATGAACCAAAGGACGCGGAGACGATTCGCGAAAGGGTGTCGGCCCTTTTAGCCGCGCCGGTGATCGAAGTCGTGCGGTCAAGTAAGGAGGGTACCGGGGTAAAGGACATCCGGCCCGGGGTTTACCGCCTCGATGTTTTAGACAATGGTTTTTTGGATATGCTCCTGGAATGCAGCGCCAAAGGAGTTGTGCGCCCGGAAGAAGTCCTTCAGGCATTGGCCCTGGAAGGAACGTACCGGCTGACGCGTACCGGACTGTTTATTCGTCAAAACGGCAGGCTCCTGACACCGGAAGAGTTTGTTGAACCTCCTTCCCCGGCCCGGGGCCGTCACCGCAGCGCTGTTACGAGAAGGTAG